The Legionella lansingensis DNA window GCGAGCAAAACTGTGATGCAAGGAGAGCTTTATGAAAAGTATACTTTCAGTTTTACTAGCCACAGCAGGCTTATTCACATTCTCTGGCTCCTGTTTTTCTTCAGGTGTGGATAATACGGATTCCATTCATGCTACCACGACACAATCAATGTCTGCCGATGATGATACTAGCACTTTAGATCCATTGGACGGCAGCATAACTGGCGAGTTTTTGATTAGCGCTTCGGATGAGGATGCTTTGACTTCAACACCGGGCTCAACATCTGTGGATCAAAACAGTAGTACTTCGGATCAAACAACCACTCCAGGTATGCCATCTGAGACGCCTTCATCAACCAATGGTGATAGCACAACGCCTACCCCATTACCTGGTGATAGCACTACTACACCGACTGAGCCAAGTACAACAGATACATCACCTGGCACGGATGATCCTACTAATGCAGGTACCAACGATTCTACCAGTACAGGCACTGATTCAGGGATTGGCACAAGTACAACACCAGATAGTACGAATACAAATACCAATGGTGATTCAAATACAACCAATGGAGGTACATCAACTTCACCATCTGGTTATTAAAGTATCTTCAGAAGTTATTCATAAATAATCTTGATGGGTCTGCACGACCATCAAGATCTGTCATAAATTCTAAAAGCTTTCCTGCTGCCCATTATGTTCATTTATTAATATTGCAGTTTGCTATTTGGTAAATGCAAATTTTTAGACTAAGGTTAAAAATAGGGGATGAATAAAGGAAGTAGTATGAAGGATTCACTGGCAGCTTTAGAAGAATCTTTAGCATACATGTTTGAACTACAGACAAGAGAAACTGGGACATACATTAACTCTGAAGTCCAAACCCTTAAGGAAACCCTTGAAAAGTATAAGGATGGGTCTGCTTCACTATCCCAATTAATTGTTGTTCTGAAACAAGCTCTGCCCGTTATAGGGAATTATGTCGATGGTTATATAGTCAAATTTCGTATGGAAGCGGTGGCAGAGGAAAACGGCATGTATATTGTTTGGGATACACCTGATAAACGCAAGAGGACTTACCCTCATTTTAATTACGGAGCAGGGGATTCAACAGCAGAAAGCGCCAGTGATTTTACCTCATGGTTATCATCGCTTTCGGGATTGGAGTTTTCTCACCTCGATAAGCGGAAGCAGGTTGATATTCTCCTCAATCATAGGTCAGAAATGGAGTTCATGACGAAGTTAAGAGAGTATTTAGTGGAACACCCCGATTTTTTATGCAATTTTATTTTAGAATCCCACGAAATATTTATCGAAATAATTACCACCCGTGTAGGTTTTCAGTTGAACAATGAGGATATCGCAAAAGCTATCGTTCATCACTCTACTGCAATACTCAATAATCTCCCTGAACCCCAAGATCAAGTTGCTAGTTTTATTGAATTTTGGGATTCCCATTTATCTGTCACTGGACGTTCGGTAGCCCGCTTGTTTAATGATAACGAGGCAAGAACAGAACTTGAAAAATTAGAGATTTTTCAAATCTCTGATGCTGATGAATTAGGCTTCACATTTTGATTATTTCCTGTCATTCTGAACATCCCTGTCATTTTTGCGAAGCATTATTAATGCTGACTGGTCACCCTTAATATTTCCGCCAATGAGGTATCTCCCGCGAGTACCCTTTTGAAGCCATCTTCGCGTATTGTGGGTGTAGTAGGGCGTAGATAACTATCAATGATTTGTAAGCTTTCGTTGCGATGAATCATGCCACGCAGCGTTTCATCAATCATGATTAACTCATAGATACCGGTACGACCACGATATCCCGAGTGATTACAATGTTCACAACCTTTTGGTTCATAGACATTTGAGGTATCGGTATCTGGTTTAAGACGCATTAATTCTTGTTCATCGTCACGTAATTGATGAGGGGTTTTGCAATGTGAGCAGAGCTTGCGAACCAATCGTTGGGCGATTAAACCCACAAGGCTTGAGGCCAGTAAGAAGGATTCAACACCCATATCATGCAAGCGGGTAATAGCACCAAGCGCGCTATTTGTATGGAGTGTTGAAAGAACTAAATGGCCGGTCAAACTTGCCTGTACTGCAATTTCAGCAGTTTCCAAATCTCGAATTTCTCCTATCATTACAACATCTGGATCCTGACGCAAAATGGCTCGTAGTCCTTTCGCAAAAGTCATCTGCACCTTTACATTAACTTGCGTTTGACCTATGCCGGGTAGGTCATATTCAATAGGATCTTCAATAGTTAAAATATTGCGACTGACTTGATTGAGCTCAGTTAACATTGCGTATAGAGAAGTTGTTTTACCCGAGCCTGTTGGGCCAGTGACGAGAATGATGCCATGCGGTTCAGCAATTAAGCTGCGCATGGCAACTAAAGTGGATTGCGGCATCCCTAAAAGCTTTAAGTCTAACTGCGCGGTCTGTTTATCCAGAATACGAAGGACGATGCGCTCTCCGTGATTAGAAGGCAATGTAGAGACGCGCACGTCAATATTATGTCCACCTATCCGTAAGGCAATGCGACCATCTTGCGGGATGCGTTTTTCGGCAATATCCAACTTTGCCATGACCTTAACACGAGAAATAACTAAAGGTGCAACAGCACGCTGAATTTCCAGAACTTCGTTGAGTACCCCATCAATACGGTTACGAACCAGAACCCTATCTTCATACGTTTCGATATGAATATCAGACGCTTTCTGTTTGATAGCTTGGGTGAATAAGGCATTGAGTAAGCGAATAATTGGCGCATCATCTTGATTATCCAACAAATCTTCACTGATGGGTAATTGGGAAGCCAGCGAAGATAAATTCATGTCTTCTTCCATGACCTCGGCGGCATCCAGAATTGAAGATTGAGATTGATAAATCTGTGCCAGATGCTGTTGAAATTCAGTCTCATTAACCTCTTTACAGTGAAGTTCGCATTGTAATAAACGCTTCACTTCCGCCAAAATGGGTAAAGAGGGATTCGCTAGATGATAGACTACCGCTCTGCCATTCTCTTGCACATTGGCGATGATGTTATGGTTTTTAGCAAAACTGTAAGGAAGACGTCTTGTTCTTTCACTGGTTTCCATAAGCGGTTATTTCGTCATTAATATGCGTTGTTTAGGTTGTTTAAGTATAACAGTCTGTTGTGTTGAGCCACTGAAGGGTCTTGGTAAGGCCGCCTGGTTTCGCGGTGGCAGTAACACATCAGTATTTTCAGGATGATAAGGTTGTGTTCGCAAGAATTCCAATTGCTCTTCTCTTACATCATGATATTTACCACTAGTCACATAAAGAGCATCATTGCGACTTCTTAATATGCAAGGCCGTATAAATACCATTAATACACGTTTCTCACGGTTCTTAATGTTATGTTGGAAAAGGCGACCCACACCTGGAATATCACCGATAAATGGTATGCGAGTATCATCTCCAGCCAAGCTGTCTTGGGTGAGTCCTCCTAATACAACAATGTCTCCACTTTCTACATGGACAGCAGTCACGATGCTTGAAATTTTGAAGATTGGATTATCCGTGTTGAGAGTGCTGGAGGGATCTATCGTATCGTTCCCTTGATCTATCTGAAGTTGGATGCCATCACCACGGGTAATTTGTGGCCTTACATATAAATGAAGAGCAACATTAACACGATCAAACGTCACAAAGGGACTGGCCGTTGTTGTTCCCCCAGCATTATTGGGATAACTCGTTGTAGCTACTGAAACTTGTTTTCCAACAAGAATTTTTGCTTGCCTATTATCAAGAACAACGACAGAAGGGGTGGATAAAATATTCGCCTTGCGATCACGAGCAAGAGCAAATATTTGCGCTTGCAGGTCATCAATTGCTGTTTTTGAATTAATAATAGCAAAACCTGGTCTGAAATCACGAGGCCTACCGGTTTGTTGATCAGAGCCCCACTCAATGCCTAAACTGGTAAGATCAGCCTCATCGATTTCAACAACAAGCGCCTCAATAAGTAATTGGGCTGGTTTAATATCTAACTGGCTTATAACCGATTTTAAAATGCGAATCAGAGTAACTGGTGCATTGAGGATAATGGAATTGGTGTTCGGTTCGGCAATGATCTGCACTGTTGGCTTGGTTGAACCCTCTGTTTGTGTAGCTGTTCCAGTTGTATTGGGTGTTGCCGCCGGACTGGTCGACGTTGGTGGGGGTGTTAGTGCTGTGAGGCTTTGGCTACTACTGGATGTACCACTTGCCATATTGAAGGCAGGATTGGTACTGTCTATCTCAGGCCTAGTAATTGTTCCTATGGTTGTCGCGACATTGCCACTGAAATTTGCCTGAGCAATTCCTGCCAGGATGGGTACCAAATCCTCGGCTCGTAAATAATGGAGATAAACAACCTGCGTATTACTGTTCGTGCCATAAGGGCTTTCTTTATCCAGTTTCGCAATAAGTAACCGCAGCCTGATCCTATCGGTTCTACTCCCGCTCAATAAAATGGAATTGCTGCGATCATCGGCTGCCAACATCGTCTGAGTATGACTACCAAGACCTGGTTGCGTTTTGACTAAATCTTTTAGCGTGTTGGCGACATCCATTGCTAGAGCATGTTTTAAAGGGACCATATCGATGCCATTGGCTGAAGAACTATCGACCTGGCGAATGATTCGAGCCATTTGTTTAACATTGTTTGCTCGGCCAGATAAAATCAGCATATTGGAAGGCGCATATGCGGAGACACTACTCCATTGTGGCATCAAAGGCCTTAAAACAGGCACCAGCTGTTCTGAAGGAACATAGTGAACCGGGATGACTGCAACCATCATGTCATCGCCTTTGGGTGGGCTTCTCATTTGGCTTAAAAGATCGGGGGACTGGGTTTTTGCGTCAATATTAGGAACAATTTTTATCACATCGCCACTTGGAATGGCTGCGTAACCTGAGATTTGTAGCATAGATAAAAAAACTTGATAGAGTTCTTTATCTGACATTGCTGTACTTGAAACAATAGATATTTTGCCTTGGACACGGGGATCAATAATGAAGTTTTTACCTGTGACTCGAGAAACTTCGGCAATGACTGCACGAATATCAGCACCTCGCAAATTCCACAGTTTTTTTGCGGGTGAGGAAGGAGGAAGCACTTCCTCTTCCCTTTTAATAGATTTTTTAACATTTGTTTCACTCCCAAGCTGCAGCTTTTCTTCGCTAACAGGTTCGATTTTTGTTGTACTTAGAGGTTGAGCTTGCGCTGCAATAATGGGATCAACTTTGACTGTACTAACAGTCGGAAACTTCATGATCTGAGTTTTGCTTATCTCTTCCTGCAATTTTTTTTGTAAATCGATAGCCAGTGCGTAATCAGGAATCGGGCCAACCTTAACTAAATAATTGCTCTGATTGGGAGATTGCTCAATGTTTATTGGCTGCTTAATGGAGTAGGATAATTTAAACTTTAATTGGAGAGCATTATTCTGATGCGCAAAATCGCCAACTTGAAGCACATAAGCCGGCTTGCCTTCAAGGGTAACAGACTTAATGGTGACTTCTGTAGCGCGAACAACTGTTAAGCAAAATAGAACGAGTAGGCCAACCGCAATCTTTCGCATCAAACAACCATAAAATAATTGATAGAGACATGATAACTAAATTTAAAAGGATACCATAGGGTTTTCAGAAAATATGACGATTAATATGAAATCATATTGATTAAAATTTCTCTAATAGTGAACTCGAATCACCAATTTAATTAGAGCGAAGTTTAGTAGTGCGATATAATAAACACAATTTATTTTTTTGATTCATATGGATAATGCAAAAAAAGACAGAGATTGCTATGACAGGGAAGGTTAAATTATCTCCTGTCCAAAGTGTTGGGGATTGCGGCTATCATACAGTGATTATTGGACTCTTTTACTTAGCACTCAAAGCCAGGGAGGATGAGAAAATAGCATCTGTGATTAATGTCAGTGACACACTCAGCAAACTTTTAGCGGCACAACCTGGTTCGCTTAAAAAATGTCTTGTAAAACCATTTAAAACCAACCAAGAATGCTTGTTGAGTTATTTAGATGCAATGGCTGCAACAGGCTTTGAACAACTCACTTTTAATGAGATTTTATCTAATTTCACATCACAATTGAAACGACTTAATTGCGACTCAGATTGGTTAGAAGAACGGGTTAAGAATGAAATTAAAAGTGGTTTATGGTTAGAAACCAATCGAGCATGGGAAAAACTACCTTCATTCAAAAAAATAATGAAGAAAATTCAAATGAAAGCAGACGAACTTTATGAAAAAGCAATTGCAGTCAACCCCCAAAAACCTAATGACGATTTGCTATTTGAAATTATGTTTCAAGCGCAAATTGAAGCGTGTGATGCCTTAACTGATGAAGAGCTAATCCTCTCCGCTAAGGAGGTCATTTCTCATTTTTATGCAGTAGACGCGCCGAAAGCCTGGTTAGACGATGCATTTCTCAAACGCTTGGTTACTCATTTGTTAGGCTCATCCAATATTATGTTTGACAAGGATAGCGTAAAAATAACAGGGGAAGGACCAAATAATAATCATTGGTATATAGAACTTCCCAATGATGAATGCACGCAAAAATTTATTTCAATCTATAAGACAGGCTATCACTCTGGACTGACCATTGTATTACCAGGAACTAAAGTTGAGATCGCTTTATCGAGCTATAGTTCTCTTTTCCCACCAGCAACTAAAATTGATAAAACCCATGATCCTGAAAGTCTATTCAACTACTCCGTATAAATAACCAGGGTCTATGGCTCTACAAGGCCTACTTGACGCTCCCTGATCAAGTCTAGGAGCGGGGTGAGTAGGGGTTTTCGAGAAATTGGATAAATGAATTGTCAACAGGCCTTAGAATAATTTTATGTCGAAGACAGATCTTTACTTTGTGGGATTTGAATTTCATCACGCGCCTTAGGGTTGCCATGTTTTTCTTTACTTGTCTGCAATGACAAACCAGAGCTGATAAGTGAGGATATGGAGGTTTTGTCCTTTCTTAATTCAAGTTCTTTTTCAACTTTCTTGATTTTTTCATTCATATCAGCAATGGATTTTCGAGTCATACTCAATTCAGTGTACACTTTTGTACTCGTTTCATCGGCTGCAATAATAGGGATTAAAGCGTTATCGATGGTTTCTTGAGTAGGTGGTTCTTTATCAAAATAGCTTAAGGCAGAAAGTCCTTCTGCAAGGGATGAATCAAGATACTTCGCATAAAGACCTGAAGCTGCATCTTTAAATGTCGTGATTAATTGTTGTTGTGCTTTCAGTAACTCTTCGTGCTCTTTTATAAGTGTGGAAAGATTATCCGAATGTTTATCTTTTACTCGATACACTTCAATTTCTTTAAGATCTTTGCTGGACCCTGAGTTTACGGTTTTTAATAAAGAATCTGTTGTATCATTTTTAGGAACATCGATATACCAGTGTGATGTTGAAGGCCCCTTACTGGTAATTTCAATTCCTTTAGGATCAAAAAACACATTCTCGGCATTGGGGAAAAGTAGTTTCGAAAAGTATCTTAAAAACTCATCGTCGACCCAGGCTTTTGCAGATCTAGGACCATAATGTTTCGTAATGACCGCTGTTGCCATACTTTTTAACGCTGTATCCTCTAATTCTTTAAAAATTTCGAGTGTGGCTTGGAACCTTAACTCACCTGCCTTATCAATGTCTACGTCTTTACCATTTGCAAGCTCCACCATTCTGTCTAAAATTTTCCCATTTAAACGTTTAAATGGTGGCAGGTCCATCCATTTTTGGTGATCAAGTACCCACGCTCCTTCTCTTAGTATGGCTTTAAAATAGTTGACTCCCCAATCAGAAGCTACAAGGGAGCTGCGGATCCCATCGCTAAATTCACTCAATATCTCTTTAAAAGAAAGGCTATCCCAGCCTGTTGCGTTGAGCTCTGTTAGTATATTCTCGAGGGTTTGCACATTGTTGGCACCAGTGATTCTGCTTATCTTGGGCATGTGAGAGAATACAGTTGATAACATTTGGCTGTTATTTATTGTTGCAGCGAGCTTTTCATCTGTTTTAGCTTGCATTCCAAGATGCAACACACCAACACATACAGCATAATAACCACAATCTCCAGC harbors:
- the lspE gene encoding GspE family T2SS ATPase variant LspE, coding for METSERTRRLPYSFAKNHNIIANVQENGRAVVYHLANPSLPILAEVKRLLQCELHCKEVNETEFQQHLAQIYQSQSSILDAAEVMEEDMNLSSLASQLPISEDLLDNQDDAPIIRLLNALFTQAIKQKASDIHIETYEDRVLVRNRIDGVLNEVLEIQRAVAPLVISRVKVMAKLDIAEKRIPQDGRIALRIGGHNIDVRVSTLPSNHGERIVLRILDKQTAQLDLKLLGMPQSTLVAMRSLIAEPHGIILVTGPTGSGKTTSLYAMLTELNQVSRNILTIEDPIEYDLPGIGQTQVNVKVQMTFAKGLRAILRQDPDVVMIGEIRDLETAEIAVQASLTGHLVLSTLHTNSALGAITRLHDMGVESFLLASSLVGLIAQRLVRKLCSHCKTPHQLRDDEQELMRLKPDTDTSNVYEPKGCEHCNHSGYRGRTGIYELIMIDETLRGMIHRNESLQIIDSYLRPTTPTIREDGFKRVLAGDTSLAEILRVTSQH
- the lspD gene encoding GspD family T2SS secretin variant LspD; this translates as MRKIAVGLLVLFCLTVVRATEVTIKSVTLEGKPAYVLQVGDFAHQNNALQLKFKLSYSIKQPINIEQSPNQSNYLVKVGPIPDYALAIDLQKKLQEEISKTQIMKFPTVSTVKVDPIIAAQAQPLSTTKIEPVSEEKLQLGSETNVKKSIKREEEVLPPSSPAKKLWNLRGADIRAVIAEVSRVTGKNFIIDPRVQGKISIVSSTAMSDKELYQVFLSMLQISGYAAIPSGDVIKIVPNIDAKTQSPDLLSQMRSPPKGDDMMVAVIPVHYVPSEQLVPVLRPLMPQWSSVSAYAPSNMLILSGRANNVKQMARIIRQVDSSSANGIDMVPLKHALAMDVANTLKDLVKTQPGLGSHTQTMLAADDRSNSILLSGSRTDRIRLRLLIAKLDKESPYGTNSNTQVVYLHYLRAEDLVPILAGIAQANFSGNVATTIGTITRPEIDSTNPAFNMASGTSSSSQSLTALTPPPTSTSPAATPNTTGTATQTEGSTKPTVQIIAEPNTNSIILNAPVTLIRILKSVISQLDIKPAQLLIEALVVEIDEADLTSLGIEWGSDQQTGRPRDFRPGFAIINSKTAIDDLQAQIFALARDRKANILSTPSVVVLDNRQAKILVGKQVSVATTSYPNNAGGTTTASPFVTFDRVNVALHLYVRPQITRGDGIQLQIDQGNDTIDPSSTLNTDNPIFKISSIVTAVHVESGDIVVLGGLTQDSLAGDDTRIPFIGDIPGVGRLFQHNIKNREKRVLMVFIRPCILRSRNDALYVTSGKYHDVREEQLEFLRTQPYHPENTDVLLPPRNQAALPRPFSGSTQQTVILKQPKQRILMTK